A window of the Pungitius pungitius chromosome 3, fPunPun2.1, whole genome shotgun sequence genome harbors these coding sequences:
- the LOC119209240 gene encoding von Willebrand factor A domain-containing protein 5A-like — MMASCCGLLTSQKEPVPLKSVEVELEVRDHVATVVSTLNYQNQEDKPLEAVFVFPLPGDAAVCHFSAKVGQTEIVAEVKEKQEAREEYDDALSSGRQAFLLEESEQSPDIFSLSVGSLPPGESASIRLEYVTELAVQADEGLRFLLPAVLNPRYQPQGSVGSEGVNVQVTSVPASLVPYTLSFSARVSSPRPVSKVESSSPLDPLQYLNTEQTQATVKLAAGHKFDRDVELLIYYKDAHQPSAVVEAGRASSQPGSLMGDPVVMLSLYPEFPQAVMSSVASCGEFVFLLDRSGSMGGERIKNARDTLLLLLKSVPLGCYFNIYSFGSSFEHIFPKSEEYNQKTMEEALKKVEKMEADLGGTEILEPLKHIYRQPSIPSQPRQVFVFTDGEVGNTKEVINLVKQNSASHRCFSFGIGEGASSALINGLAKEGGGHAQFITGTDRMQPKVMQSMRFALQPSVVDVSVKWDLPSGVSVTALSPPIAALFQGQRSLVYAQFTGQSFEASEGCVTVAYSLAGHPSQTQLHFSLKSAKDSGLTIHRLAARTLIRSLEMEESERGGQEDSGGKKKVVELSVQSGVSSAFTAFIAVNKSNSEAIQGPLVRRMVPAPRVLNMFCIPQPCSLMSPMSCDMAQLPQMSPKRGAPLVQKSCKMKRSGNANKTNTKESSRPQRISSESSQPKQPPRDPLLQLVSLQEASGCWVLDPHLAAALGKTSEEVEKPKPASVKQDVWATILALIWLHGFKMDAQEEWELLAMKAVSWLRAQKASGVTECVEAGNALLGCNVQKDAVGL; from the exons ATGATGGCGAGCTGCTGTGGTCTGCTAACCTCTCAGAAGGAACCAG TTCCTCTGAAGAGcgtggaggtggagctggaggtcaGGGACCATGTGGCTACAGTGGTCTCCACTCTGAACTACCAGAACCAGGAGGACAAACCCCTGGAGGCCGTCTTTGTCTTCCCTCTGCCTGGAGATGCTGCcgtctgtcatttcagcgcTAAGGTCGGACAGACGGAGATTGTGGCGGAGGTGAAGGAGAAACAGGAG gcccGTGAGGAGTATGACGACGCTCTGAGCTCCGGTCGGCAGGCCTTCCTGTTGGAGGAGAGCGAGCAGAGTCCAGATATATTCTCCCTGAGTGTGGGCAGTCTGCCTCCAGGAGAGAGCGCCTCCATCAGGCTGGAGTACGTCACTGAGCTGGCTGTGCAGGCCGATGAAGGGCTGAGGTTTCTCCTGCCCGCTGTGCTCAACCCTCGCTACCAACCTCAGG ggagcgttggcAGTGAAGGGGTCAACGTCCAGGTGACCTCGGTTCCAGCCTCTCTGGTGCCCTACACTCTGTCCTTCTCTGCCCGAGTGTCCTCTCCTCGTCCCGTCTCTAAAGTAGAGTCCAGCTCTCCCCTGGACCCTCTGCAGTACCTCAACACAGAGCAAACCCAGGCCACG GTCAAGTTGGCTGCAGGACACAAGTTTGACAGAGATGTTGAACTGCTGATTTATTACAAAGACGCCCACCAGCCCTCTGCTgtggtggaggcaggacgggcCTCTTCACAGCCTG GCTCTCTGATGGGTGATCCAGTAGTGATGCTGAGCCTTTACCCAGAGTTCCCCCAAGCTGTGATGTCCTCAGTGGCTTCATGTGGAGAGTTTGTCTTCTTATTGGATCGATCTGGCAGTATGGGAGGAGAACGTATAAAGAATGCCAGG GACACTCTGCTGCTCCTGTTGAAGAGCGTACCGCTCGGCTGCTATTTCAACATCTACAGTTTCGGGTCCAGCTTTGAACACATTTTCCC TAAGAGTGAAGAGTACAACCAGAAGACCATGGAAGAGGCTCTGAAGAAAGTGGAAAAGATGGAGGCTGATCTGGGAGGAACTGAGATCCTTGAGCCactcaaacacatttacagacagCCCTCCATTCCCAGTCAACCTCgacaa GTATTTGTCTTTACTGACGGAGAGGTGGGGAACACAAAAGAAGTCATTAATCTGGTGAAGCAAAATTCAGCTTCCCACAG GTGCTTCTCTTTTGGGATTGGGGAAGGGGCCAGTTCTGCTCTCATCAACGGGTTGGCCAAAGAAGGAGGAGGCCACGCTCAGTTCATCACAGGGACCGACAGGATGCAACCCAAA GTGATGCAGTCAATGCGGTTCGCTCTGCAACCGTCTGTGGTGGACGTCTCAGTCAAGTGGGACCTGCCGAGCGGAGTCTCTGTCACCGCTCTCTCTCCACCGATCGCAGCACTTttccagggtcaaaggtcactggttTACGCCCAGTTCACTGGACAG AGTTTTGAGGCGTCAGAGGGCTGTGTGACGGTGGCGTACAGCCTGGCAGGTCATCCCTCTCAGACCCAGCTCCACTTCAGTCTCAAGTCTGCAAAGGACTCTGG ACTAACGATCCACAGGTTGGCCGCTCGGACCTTGATCCGCTcgctggagatggaggagagcgagcgtggaggacaggaagactcaggagggaagaagaaggtggTGGAGCTCAGCGTCCAATCAGGAGTGAGCAGTGCCTTCACCGCCTTCATCGCCGTCAATAAATCCAACAGCGAAGCTATTCAAGGACCTCTGGTGCGCCGAATGGTTCCAGCACCCA GGGTATTGAACATGTTCTGCATCCCTCAGCCCTGTTCATTGATGA GTCCGATGTCTTGTGATATGGCGCAGCTTCCTCAGATGTCACCTA AAAGGGGGGCTCCCCTCGTTCAAAAGTCCTGTAAGATGAAGA GGTCAGGAaacgcaaacaaaacaaacacgaaGGAAAGTAGCAGACCACAGCGCATAAGTAGCG AAAGCTCTCAGCCCAAACAGCCCCCCAGAGACCCTTTGCTGCAGCTGGTCTCCCTGCAGGAGGCGTCTGGCTGCTGGGTGCTGGATCCACATCTGGCTGCTGCACTGGGAAAGACCagcgaggaggtggagaagcccAAGCCTGCATCG GTGAAGCAGGACGTGTGGGCCACCATTCTGGCTCTGATCTGGCTTCATGGTTTCAAGATGGATGCTCAGGAGGAGTGGGAGCTTCTGGCTATGAAGGCTGTGTCCTGGCTCCGAGCTCAGAAAG CTTCAGGGGTGACGGAGTGTGTGGAAGCAGGAAATGCTCTGTTGGGTTGCAACGTGCAGAAAGACGCCGTGGGGCTCTGA
- the LOC119209233 gene encoding von Willebrand factor A domain-containing protein 5A-like isoform X3 — translation MMASCCGLLTSQKEPVPLKSVEVELEVRDHVATVVSTLNYQNQEDKPLEAVFVFPLPGDAAVCHFSAKVGQTEIVAEVKEKQEAREEYDDALSSGQQAFLLEESEQSPDIFSLSVGSLPPGESASIRLEYVTELAVQADEGLRFLLPAVLNPRYQPQGSVGSEGVNVQVTSVPASLVPYTLSFTARVSSPRPVSKVESSSPLDPLQYLNTEQTQATVKLAAGHKFDRDVELLIYYKDAHQPSAVVEAGRASSQPGSLMGDPVVMLSLYPEFPQAVMSSMASCGEFVFLLDRSGSMGGERIKNARDTLLLLLKSVPLGCYFNIYSFGSTFEHIFPKSEEYNQKTMEEALKKVEKMEADLGGTEILEPLKHIYRQPSIPSQPRQVFVFTDGEVGNTKEVINLVKQNSASHRCFSFGIGEGASSALINGLAKEGGGHAQFITGTDRMQPKVMQSMRFALQPSVVDVSVKWDLPSGVSVTALSPPIAALFQGQRSLVYAQFTGQSSEASEGCVTVAYSLAGHPSQTQLHFSLKPAKDSGLTIHRLAARTLIRSLEMEESERGGQEDAGGKKKVVELSVQSGVSSAFTAFIAVNKSNSEAIQGPLVRRMVPAPRMMMMCCMAQPRSLRRVACGMPQLSPMMDQSVTLESSQPKQPPRDPLLQLVSLQEASGCWVLDPHLAAALGKTSEEVEKPKPASVKQDVWATILALIWLHGFKMDAQEEWELLAMKAVSWLRAQKASGVTECVEAGNALLGCTVQKDAVGL, via the exons ATGATGGCGAGCTGCTGTGGTCTGCTAACCTCTCAGAAGGAACCAG TTCCTCTGAAGAGcgtggaggtggagctggaggtcaGGGACCACGTGGCTACAGTGGTCTCCACTCTAAACTACCAGAACCAGGAGGACAAACCACTGGAGGCCGTCTTTGTCTTCCCTCTGCCTGGAGATGCTGCcgtctgtcatttcagcgcTAAGGTCGGACAGACGGAGATTGTGGCGGAGGTGAAGGAGAAACAGGAG gcccGTGAGGAGTATGACGACGCTCTGAGCTCCGGTCAGCAGGCCTTCCTGTTGGAGGAGAGCGAGCAGAGTCCAGATATATTCTCCCTGAGTGTGGGCAGTCTGCCTCCAGGAGAGAGCGCCTCCATCAGGCTGGAGTACGTCACTGAGCTGGCTGTGCAGGCCGATGAAGGGCTGAGGTTTCTCCTGCCCGCTGTGCTCAACCCTCGCTACCAACCTCAGG ggagcgttggcAGTGAAGGGGTCAACGTCCAGGTGACCTCGGTTCCAGCCTCTCTGGTGCCCTACACTCTGTCCTTCACTGCCCGAGTGTCCTCTCCTCGTCCCGTCTCTAAAGTAGAGTCCAGCTCTCCCCTGGACCCTCTGCAGTACCTCAACACAGAGCAAACCCAGGCCACG GTCAAGTTGGCTGCAGGACACAAGTTTGACAGAGATGTTGAACTGCTGATTTATTACAAAGACGCCCACCAGCCCTCTGCTgtggtggaggcaggacgggcCTCTTCACAGCCTG GCTCTCTGATGGGTGATCCAGTAGTGATGCTGAGCCTTTACCCAGAGTTCCCCcaagctgtgatgtcatcaatggCTTCATGTGGAGAGTTTGTCTTCTTATTGGATCGATCTGGCAGTATGGGAGGAGAACGTATAAAGAATGCCAGG GACACTCTGCTGCTCCTGTTGAAGAGCGTACCGCTCGGCTGCTATTTCAACATCTACAGTTTCGGGTCCACCTTTGAACACATCTTCCC TAAGAGTGAAGAGTACAACCAGAAGACCATGGAAGAGGCTCTGAAGAAAGTGGAAAAGATGGAGGCTGATCTTGGAGGAACTGAGATCCTTGAGCCactcaaacacatttacagacagCCCTCCATTCCCAGTCAACCTCGacaa GTATTTGTCTTTACTGACGGAGAGGTGGGGAACACAAAAGAAGTCATTAATCTGGTGAAGCAGAATTCAGCTTcccacag GTGCTTCTCTTTTGGGATTGGGGAAGGGGCCAGTTCTGCTCTCATCAACGGGTTGGCCAAAGAAGGAGGAGGCCACGCTCAGTTCATCACAGGGACCGACAGGATGCAACCCAAA GTGATGCAGTCAATGCGGTTCGCTCTGCAACCGTCTGTGGTGGACGTCTCAGTCAAGTGGGACCTGCCGAGCGGAGTCTCTGTCACCGCTCTCTCTCCACCGATCGCAGCACTTttccagggtcaaaggtcactggttTACGCCCAGTTCACTGGACAG AGTTCGGAGGCGTCAGAGGGCTGTGTGACGGTGGCGTACAGCCTGGCAGGTCATCCCTCTCAGACCCAGCTCCACTTCAGTCTCAAGCCTGCAAAGGACTCTGG ACTAACGATCCACAGGTTGGCCGCTCGGACCTTGATCCGCTcgctggagatggaggagagcgagCGCGGAGGACAGGAAGACgcaggagggaagaagaaggtggTGGAGCTCAGCGTCCAATCAGGAGTGAGCAGTGCCTTCACCGCCTTCATCGCCGTCAATAAATCCAACAGCGAAGCTATTCAAGGACCTCTGGTGCGCCGAATGGTTCCAGCACCCA ggatgatgatgatgtgctgCATGGCTCAGCCCCGTTCATTGA GGCGGGTAGCATGTGGTATGCCGCAGCTGTCTCCAA tgaTGGACCAAAGTGTGACACTTG AAAGCTCTCAGCCCAAACAGCCCCCCAGAGACCCTTTGCTGCAGCTGGTCTCCCTGCAGGAGGCGTCTGGCTGCTGGGTGCTGGATCCACATCTGGCTGCTGCACTGGGAAAGACCagcgaggaggtggagaagcccAAGCCTGCATCG GTGAAGCAGGACGTGTGGGCCACCATTCTGGCTCTGATCTGGCTTCATGGTTTCAAGATGGATGCTCAGGAGGAGTGGGAGCTTCTGGCTATGAAGGCTGTGTCCTGGCTCCGAGCTCAGAAAG CTTCAGGGGTGACGGAGTGTGTGGAAGCAGGAAATGCTCTGTTGGGTTGCACCGTGCAGAAAGACGCCGTGGGGCTCTGA
- the LOC119209233 gene encoding von Willebrand factor A domain-containing protein 5A-like isoform X2 produces the protein MMASCCGLLTSQKEPVPLKSVEVELEVRDHVATVVSTLNYQNQEDKPLEAVFVFPLPGDAAVCHFSAKVGQTEIVAEVKEKQEAREEYDDALSSGQQAFLLEESEQSPDIFSLSVGSLPPGESASIRLEYVTELAVQADEGLRFLLPAVLNPRYQPQGSVGSEGVNVQVTSVPASLVPYTLSFTARVSSPRPVSKVESSSPLDPLQYLNTEQTQATVKLAAGHKFDRDVELLIYYKDAHQPSAVVEAGRASSQPGSLMGDPVVMLSLYPEFPQAVMSSMASCGEFVFLLDRSGSMGGERIKNARDTLLLLLKSVPLGCYFNIYSFGSTFEHIFPKSEEYNQKTMEEALKKVEKMEADLGGTEILEPLKHIYRQPSIPSQPRQVFVFTDGEVGNTKEVINLVKQNSASHRCFSFGIGEGASSALINGLAKEGGGHAQFITGTDRMQPKVMQSMRFALQPSVVDVSVKWDLPSGVSVTALSPPIAALFQGQRSLVYAQFTGQSSEASEGCVTVAYSLAGHPSQTQLHFSLKPAKDSGLTIHRLAARTLIRSLEMEESERGGQEDAGGKKKVVELSVQSGVSSAFTAFIAVNKSNSEAIQGPLVRRMVPAPRMMMMCCMAQPRSLMPMSCDMAQLPQMNLMMDQSVTLESSQPKQPPRDPLLQLVSLQEASGCWVLDPHLAAALGKTSEEVEKPKPASVKQDVWATILALIWLHGFKMDAQEEWELLAMKAVSWLRAQKASGVTECVEAGNALLGCTVQKDAVGL, from the exons ATGATGGCGAGCTGCTGTGGTCTGCTAACCTCTCAGAAGGAACCAG TTCCTCTGAAGAGcgtggaggtggagctggaggtcaGGGACCACGTGGCTACAGTGGTCTCCACTCTAAACTACCAGAACCAGGAGGACAAACCACTGGAGGCCGTCTTTGTCTTCCCTCTGCCTGGAGATGCTGCcgtctgtcatttcagcgcTAAGGTCGGACAGACGGAGATTGTGGCGGAGGTGAAGGAGAAACAGGAG gcccGTGAGGAGTATGACGACGCTCTGAGCTCCGGTCAGCAGGCCTTCCTGTTGGAGGAGAGCGAGCAGAGTCCAGATATATTCTCCCTGAGTGTGGGCAGTCTGCCTCCAGGAGAGAGCGCCTCCATCAGGCTGGAGTACGTCACTGAGCTGGCTGTGCAGGCCGATGAAGGGCTGAGGTTTCTCCTGCCCGCTGTGCTCAACCCTCGCTACCAACCTCAGG ggagcgttggcAGTGAAGGGGTCAACGTCCAGGTGACCTCGGTTCCAGCCTCTCTGGTGCCCTACACTCTGTCCTTCACTGCCCGAGTGTCCTCTCCTCGTCCCGTCTCTAAAGTAGAGTCCAGCTCTCCCCTGGACCCTCTGCAGTACCTCAACACAGAGCAAACCCAGGCCACG GTCAAGTTGGCTGCAGGACACAAGTTTGACAGAGATGTTGAACTGCTGATTTATTACAAAGACGCCCACCAGCCCTCTGCTgtggtggaggcaggacgggcCTCTTCACAGCCTG GCTCTCTGATGGGTGATCCAGTAGTGATGCTGAGCCTTTACCCAGAGTTCCCCcaagctgtgatgtcatcaatggCTTCATGTGGAGAGTTTGTCTTCTTATTGGATCGATCTGGCAGTATGGGAGGAGAACGTATAAAGAATGCCAGG GACACTCTGCTGCTCCTGTTGAAGAGCGTACCGCTCGGCTGCTATTTCAACATCTACAGTTTCGGGTCCACCTTTGAACACATCTTCCC TAAGAGTGAAGAGTACAACCAGAAGACCATGGAAGAGGCTCTGAAGAAAGTGGAAAAGATGGAGGCTGATCTTGGAGGAACTGAGATCCTTGAGCCactcaaacacatttacagacagCCCTCCATTCCCAGTCAACCTCGacaa GTATTTGTCTTTACTGACGGAGAGGTGGGGAACACAAAAGAAGTCATTAATCTGGTGAAGCAGAATTCAGCTTcccacag GTGCTTCTCTTTTGGGATTGGGGAAGGGGCCAGTTCTGCTCTCATCAACGGGTTGGCCAAAGAAGGAGGAGGCCACGCTCAGTTCATCACAGGGACCGACAGGATGCAACCCAAA GTGATGCAGTCAATGCGGTTCGCTCTGCAACCGTCTGTGGTGGACGTCTCAGTCAAGTGGGACCTGCCGAGCGGAGTCTCTGTCACCGCTCTCTCTCCACCGATCGCAGCACTTttccagggtcaaaggtcactggttTACGCCCAGTTCACTGGACAG AGTTCGGAGGCGTCAGAGGGCTGTGTGACGGTGGCGTACAGCCTGGCAGGTCATCCCTCTCAGACCCAGCTCCACTTCAGTCTCAAGCCTGCAAAGGACTCTGG ACTAACGATCCACAGGTTGGCCGCTCGGACCTTGATCCGCTcgctggagatggaggagagcgagCGCGGAGGACAGGAAGACgcaggagggaagaagaaggtggTGGAGCTCAGCGTCCAATCAGGAGTGAGCAGTGCCTTCACCGCCTTCATCGCCGTCAATAAATCCAACAGCGAAGCTATTCAAGGACCTCTGGTGCGCCGAATGGTTCCAGCACCCA ggatgatgatgatgtgctgCATGGCTCAGCCCCGTTCATTGA TGCCGATGTCTTGTGATATGGCGCAGCTTCCTCAGATGAATCTTA tgaTGGACCAAAGTGTGACACTTG AAAGCTCTCAGCCCAAACAGCCCCCCAGAGACCCTTTGCTGCAGCTGGTCTCCCTGCAGGAGGCGTCTGGCTGCTGGGTGCTGGATCCACATCTGGCTGCTGCACTGGGAAAGACCagcgaggaggtggagaagcccAAGCCTGCATCG GTGAAGCAGGACGTGTGGGCCACCATTCTGGCTCTGATCTGGCTTCATGGTTTCAAGATGGATGCTCAGGAGGAGTGGGAGCTTCTGGCTATGAAGGCTGTGTCCTGGCTCCGAGCTCAGAAAG CTTCAGGGGTGACGGAGTGTGTGGAAGCAGGAAATGCTCTGTTGGGTTGCACCGTGCAGAAAGACGCCGTGGGGCTCTGA
- the LOC119209233 gene encoding von Willebrand factor A domain-containing protein 5A-like isoform X1, translating to MMASCCGLLTSQKEPVPLKSVEVELEVRDHVATVVSTLNYQNQEDKPLEAVFVFPLPGDAAVCHFSAKVGQTEIVAEVKEKQEAREEYDDALSSGQQAFLLEESEQSPDIFSLSVGSLPPGESASIRLEYVTELAVQADEGLRFLLPAVLNPRYQPQGSVGSEGVNVQVTSVPASLVPYTLSFTARVSSPRPVSKVESSSPLDPLQYLNTEQTQATVKLAAGHKFDRDVELLIYYKDAHQPSAVVEAGRASSQPGSLMGDPVVMLSLYPEFPQAVMSSMASCGEFVFLLDRSGSMGGERIKNARDTLLLLLKSVPLGCYFNIYSFGSTFEHIFPKSEEYNQKTMEEALKKVEKMEADLGGTEILEPLKHIYRQPSIPSQPRQVFVFTDGEVGNTKEVINLVKQNSASHRCFSFGIGEGASSALINGLAKEGGGHAQFITGTDRMQPKVMQSMRFALQPSVVDVSVKWDLPSGVSVTALSPPIAALFQGQRSLVYAQFTGQSSEASEGCVTVAYSLAGHPSQTQLHFSLKPAKDSGLTIHRLAARTLIRSLEMEESERGGQEDAGGKKKVVELSVQSGVSSAFTAFIAVNKSNSEAIQGPLVRRMVPAPRMMMMCCMAQPRSLMPMSCDMAQLPQMNLRRVACGMPQLSPMMDQSVTLESSQPKQPPRDPLLQLVSLQEASGCWVLDPHLAAALGKTSEEVEKPKPASVKQDVWATILALIWLHGFKMDAQEEWELLAMKAVSWLRAQKASGVTECVEAGNALLGCTVQKDAVGL from the exons ATGATGGCGAGCTGCTGTGGTCTGCTAACCTCTCAGAAGGAACCAG TTCCTCTGAAGAGcgtggaggtggagctggaggtcaGGGACCACGTGGCTACAGTGGTCTCCACTCTAAACTACCAGAACCAGGAGGACAAACCACTGGAGGCCGTCTTTGTCTTCCCTCTGCCTGGAGATGCTGCcgtctgtcatttcagcgcTAAGGTCGGACAGACGGAGATTGTGGCGGAGGTGAAGGAGAAACAGGAG gcccGTGAGGAGTATGACGACGCTCTGAGCTCCGGTCAGCAGGCCTTCCTGTTGGAGGAGAGCGAGCAGAGTCCAGATATATTCTCCCTGAGTGTGGGCAGTCTGCCTCCAGGAGAGAGCGCCTCCATCAGGCTGGAGTACGTCACTGAGCTGGCTGTGCAGGCCGATGAAGGGCTGAGGTTTCTCCTGCCCGCTGTGCTCAACCCTCGCTACCAACCTCAGG ggagcgttggcAGTGAAGGGGTCAACGTCCAGGTGACCTCGGTTCCAGCCTCTCTGGTGCCCTACACTCTGTCCTTCACTGCCCGAGTGTCCTCTCCTCGTCCCGTCTCTAAAGTAGAGTCCAGCTCTCCCCTGGACCCTCTGCAGTACCTCAACACAGAGCAAACCCAGGCCACG GTCAAGTTGGCTGCAGGACACAAGTTTGACAGAGATGTTGAACTGCTGATTTATTACAAAGACGCCCACCAGCCCTCTGCTgtggtggaggcaggacgggcCTCTTCACAGCCTG GCTCTCTGATGGGTGATCCAGTAGTGATGCTGAGCCTTTACCCAGAGTTCCCCcaagctgtgatgtcatcaatggCTTCATGTGGAGAGTTTGTCTTCTTATTGGATCGATCTGGCAGTATGGGAGGAGAACGTATAAAGAATGCCAGG GACACTCTGCTGCTCCTGTTGAAGAGCGTACCGCTCGGCTGCTATTTCAACATCTACAGTTTCGGGTCCACCTTTGAACACATCTTCCC TAAGAGTGAAGAGTACAACCAGAAGACCATGGAAGAGGCTCTGAAGAAAGTGGAAAAGATGGAGGCTGATCTTGGAGGAACTGAGATCCTTGAGCCactcaaacacatttacagacagCCCTCCATTCCCAGTCAACCTCGacaa GTATTTGTCTTTACTGACGGAGAGGTGGGGAACACAAAAGAAGTCATTAATCTGGTGAAGCAGAATTCAGCTTcccacag GTGCTTCTCTTTTGGGATTGGGGAAGGGGCCAGTTCTGCTCTCATCAACGGGTTGGCCAAAGAAGGAGGAGGCCACGCTCAGTTCATCACAGGGACCGACAGGATGCAACCCAAA GTGATGCAGTCAATGCGGTTCGCTCTGCAACCGTCTGTGGTGGACGTCTCAGTCAAGTGGGACCTGCCGAGCGGAGTCTCTGTCACCGCTCTCTCTCCACCGATCGCAGCACTTttccagggtcaaaggtcactggttTACGCCCAGTTCACTGGACAG AGTTCGGAGGCGTCAGAGGGCTGTGTGACGGTGGCGTACAGCCTGGCAGGTCATCCCTCTCAGACCCAGCTCCACTTCAGTCTCAAGCCTGCAAAGGACTCTGG ACTAACGATCCACAGGTTGGCCGCTCGGACCTTGATCCGCTcgctggagatggaggagagcgagCGCGGAGGACAGGAAGACgcaggagggaagaagaaggtggTGGAGCTCAGCGTCCAATCAGGAGTGAGCAGTGCCTTCACCGCCTTCATCGCCGTCAATAAATCCAACAGCGAAGCTATTCAAGGACCTCTGGTGCGCCGAATGGTTCCAGCACCCA ggatgatgatgatgtgctgCATGGCTCAGCCCCGTTCATTGA TGCCGATGTCTTGTGATATGGCGCAGCTTCCTCAGATGAATCTTA GGCGGGTAGCATGTGGTATGCCGCAGCTGTCTCCAA tgaTGGACCAAAGTGTGACACTTG AAAGCTCTCAGCCCAAACAGCCCCCCAGAGACCCTTTGCTGCAGCTGGTCTCCCTGCAGGAGGCGTCTGGCTGCTGGGTGCTGGATCCACATCTGGCTGCTGCACTGGGAAAGACCagcgaggaggtggagaagcccAAGCCTGCATCG GTGAAGCAGGACGTGTGGGCCACCATTCTGGCTCTGATCTGGCTTCATGGTTTCAAGATGGATGCTCAGGAGGAGTGGGAGCTTCTGGCTATGAAGGCTGTGTCCTGGCTCCGAGCTCAGAAAG CTTCAGGGGTGACGGAGTGTGTGGAAGCAGGAAATGCTCTGTTGGGTTGCACCGTGCAGAAAGACGCCGTGGGGCTCTGA